DNA sequence from the bacterium genome:
GAAAACGGCAGGAGTTACCTGCCGTTTTACGATTACAATCGCTTCTGGTTGTTACTTTCGATTCATCGGATCATTTCCGGGTTGCGCTTTGATGGGTCGTCGTCCTCGTTCTGATAACATTTCTTTGAGTTCATGACGCATTTTCTTGAATTTCTTTTGCTGGTCAGAATCGAGCACCATTTCTATCGCACGGACAGTTTGATCCATTCGATCCCGTGTTACATTCCGCATTTCTCGTTTTGATTCGCGTGGCCGCTGCTGCCCATCCGTCCGATTGTTCATACCAAGATTGTCACGCTCTTTCAATGGATCGTTTCGGGCATTCAACAGAATGTTTTTTATTTGACTTTTCTGTTCGCCTGAAAGTGCAAGTTTCCCATCCATCCGCTCAATAAGTCGGTTGATCCGGGGAGTAGAGTCGTTTGCTGGTTGATCGAAATCCGGTGGAGGTGGTGCATCATTCATCGGAGGTGGGGGCAGTTTTTCTTCCGCATGAGAAGTAGAAACTGCGCATACAACAAGTACAATCGAAAACAAGTACATGTATGTGTACGTTAAGGTGCGAGCCGACATGTTGTCTCCAATTTGATTCGGAGATTGGACACAAAGAAGTGTGTTCCGTTTAAATCTCAGATTTTCGCGGAACTCGTAGACGGTGTTCCAACTGACCAGGAGAACGGTGAGTAATCGTGATGCTGATCGATGACATCGACTCCTTCGACTTTTTTCAGCTTCGCACACGCAAAGTATGTTACAGGGGTGGCGAATATCTCAATCGCAACCTTGAAAATGTAATTCGAGAGAATAACCGTTAACAGTAGACCGGTGCTCATCGAACCGGCAAAGGCGATCACACAAAACAACGTGGTGTCGATTCCCTCGCCGATAATGGTTGAACCGATGGTGCGCTGCCAGAGACGCTTCCCCTTGCTCATACGCTTCATCACCGAAAGCAACGCGTCATTCGCCCACGAACCGAACAGATATGCAATGATCGATGCTGCAACGATACGCAGGGTTGTTGTGAGAATCGAATCATACGAACTTTGCGCCATCCACTCACTCGGGTAAGGGAGTGACCCGACAAATGCGAATGTTACCACAGCGAGTAATTGTGCCGCAAGGCCAATCCAGATTGTCCGGCGGGCTATCCGAAACCCGTACACTTCAGTAAGGATATCGCCAAAGATGTACGACAACGGAAACAGAATCGTACCACCGTCAAAAGTGAAATATCCGAGCTGTACCAACTTGCTGGAAGCGATATTGGAAATCAACAGGATTGCGACGAAGAATCCAGTGATGGCGGGCAACATCCGGTACGTTGGTTGATGAATCGGTTGAGACATAACTCCTGACTCTAACAGAAAAGGGGCGGCATTGTTGCCGCCCCCAAAGATAAATCGAAATTTGCTTAACGCAAGTAGATGAGTTTCTGCTGTTGTAGATAGCTGCCAGCTTGGACGCGCAGGAAATAAACCCCACTCGAAGCCCCAATGGCATTCCACCGTAGTTCGTGGTTACCGGCTTCTAACTGTCCCGAATACAATCTCGCAACTTCTCGACCAGTTAAATCGTACACCGCAGCCGTTACTACTTGTGAACTCGGCAACGACAACATTGCGGTAGTTATCGGGTTGAACGGATTTGGATACGCTGGAGATAATGCGATTTGCTTTGGCAGTTCATTCGCCGGAGAATTCGCACCCAAGAACGAATCGGGACGACGAGTTGTAAAGCGAATCGCCCGGTTGGAACGCAAAGTATCGCAACCCGGTAATGGCTGCTTCGCATAGGTTACATTCAAACCATCGGAATGATGCCAGTTCATGATACCAACAGTCGTATAGTTGTTGGTAACATCGACATCCGATGCTTGTTGATACATAATATCGATATCGTTGTCGCCGTTCGGTCCGGTTTGATTGCGATAGATAATCACTTGAAAACGCTGTGCAACCCGGTTTTCACCTTCGATACCATACCGTGAGAAGGAACGGCCCCACTGGAATATCAAACGTCCCGTAGCGTTATCGAACCAATGCCAGACTTTTACACTGTCGGTAGTAACCGGGTCACCTGCTGTCTGAATACCTTTTAAATCGTCCCAATTAGCGGCAATCATTGCACTTGGTCCCTGTGCATTCGGCATCGGGTAGTTGTAGAAGTCGATTTGCCATGTGTTCTCAAAGCTAACCCAGCCGTTCGAGCATACGGTTATCGAATCGGCATGAATATCTCCATAGAATCGAACCGGGAAAGGTAGTCTCAGTTTGAAATTCGCATCGTCATCGAGCCAATGAAGTGTACCTTGACCCCCTTCCGATGGGTCAATGGAAGTCCACTGGTAGGTCGGGCGAGCAGTGTAACCGGTATCGATATCCTCGTAAGCATAATAGCCGTAATGATCGGGACCGGCGGGCATCCGAACGGCACGGGTACCGCAGGGAAGATTAAACTGCGCCAATGCGTAAGGTTGGTTGTTTGTGTTGTTAAAGAGAATTCGCAACGGAATCACATGACCAGCGATAATCGTTCCCGATACTCGCACTTGGAAATCGACATTAGCCATCGCATTGGGAGCGATGATTCCATTCGCCGCTGGTTGCTGGGTAATGGTTAACCCATTCGAGAAAGTCGAAACATTGATCGTACCTGCCGGTACTGCTGAAGAACCTTCGTTCTTGACTACCGCGCGCACCGTTGCCGTTTGACCCGGATTCAGCGAACCGGATAAGACCGAGAAACTCTCAACGATTGGGAAAATAAATCCGGTTGGCATCGCAAAGTCACGATTACCAGTCGCAAAGGTCAATCGCATCGGGAAAGGATTCCAATTGCTCGTGGCGATTACACGAATCCGGAATGTCAAAGTTCCCGTACCGTTCGCAGCAATCGTCGCTCCGGCGTTAGCATTGTTCACAACAACGACCCGGTCGGCTGCAAGCGAGGCTAAGGTTGCCTGAGAGTTGGCGGAGGCGGAACTCACATTCTTGATATAAACAGTCAGATCGGCTTCTTCTCCCGGCTCGGGACGACCGTTGTTGCCATCGCTCAGTCGAACGGAATCGACCCGAAATGCTGCGCCAGCTCCTGCTCCACAAATGAAGTGCTGTGTCATTGGGCGATAGTTACCACCGCGTACCGATACTTTCACTGAGTCGCCTTGATTAGCACGCATATTTAACGTTGCATAACCGCTGCTATTCGTAGTTCCAACACTTTGATAAAGATTATTCCCCACCAAAACCGAAACGACTCGATCAGATAGCGGTTGACTATTCAATGCATTTAACGCACGAACAGTAACCGTCGACATACCAGCATCGATAGTGCTCGGGAATTGTACAGTCATATCATTGGCATGACGTACCCAGAACTGCAAAGAAGGGTCGCCGAGAATATTGTAATACTTGAAGTAGGCATCCGTATAATCAGGCTCAAGCGGATACGAACGATAAAGCTCTAACTTGGAACGAAGTGAAATAAGGCCAAATTTATCGAGACCTTCCTCCAACCAACCTTGCATGAATCCGCCCAACATTGGATTGTTGTAACGGGTATTGGTGTGAAGGTGCGATGCGCCGAAGAATCCGGGGCCGCCGCGCCAAGTCGCTTGCGGACTAGCGCCGGTTTCGCACCACGCTTCGCCAAAGCACTGACCGCTGACCGTTTCAGCGTTCGCGCCGAATGCGCCAGTTTTACATACGATCGAGATAAATGGTGCTGAAAAATAGCCGGTTACTGTAGAAATATCTCCAATCCGTAACCGTGGATATAACGGTCCGCCCGCATCGCCCCAGCCCCGATAAAACACATAGGATTTACCTTGGCTGATCAGACCAGGAATGTCGCCAGGATAGGTCGGTGGATAGTAGCTTTCTTCGACGTAATAGCCGTGACTTCGTAACAAATCGGCTGCCCACCGTGAATTCATCGTTGGAGTAATCGGTGGGGCACCAGCATCGGAAAAGTTACCTGCGAAACATAACACGCTATCGGCAGCATGATTACGGAAATGCGGATCGTTCTGATGTAGAACGGTACGCCGCATGTACGTTGTCCATTGAATAATGTCGCTTCCTGAGAACCTTCCAATCAACGCTTCCGGCCATTGATCGGTTCCGCTTAATGTGACATAGGTATGATCGGTACATACATATTCATCGGTAGAACCGGTCGCTAAGAATCGATAGGTTGGAATCTGGTATTGAGCGCTGCCACGGTCGGCATCGCCTTGTAACAACACATACTCTAATGGAATTTCTTCGCTGGCATATAGTGAACTAATAACCGTCTTGATTTGATCAGCTGTTGTCCATTGAGTGCCAGTGCCAACGGTACGGACGATGACGTTGTAACCTTCTAATCTCTTCCAATTGGCAAATGCATTGAAAGTAGCGTCTAAATTCGTATTAGCTGCCCGAAGAATTAGAAAAGTGCCGGGTCGCCACAACCGCGAACGTCCGATTGAGAAATCGTCGTATCCTATGAAGAATGTGCGATATAAGTTATCCCATGAGGCGAGAATCGGTTTGTCGAGTGGCTCACCAATCGTATTTGCGGTAACTCGAATACTCAATTCCTGTACCGCCTCGATCGATCCATCCGCCAACTGACGTACCGGATACACCGTTACCGGAACGACGCCGAAATCGCGAAACACCCCCGGTGTACCAACCACTACTTGTGGTTGATCCTGGGTAGACATCGTTGCATTCACGGAAAATTCGGGATCGACCACCCGGGCAATCGAAGTGCCGAGGGTCGAAACGGGTATGTTTCGAGCATTGACGATTGATGCCGTCGCACTTGCTGTCACTGCGGAGTTAAACGGAAGAAATACCGTGAGACTGGTGATATCGGGCGAACCGACCGGAGCCTGCGATTCCGATGCACCGCCCAGCTCAATCGCCACACCGTTACTTCGGTTCGATACGGTAAATCCTTCGATTCGTATGGTAAACGTCGCCTCTAATGCGCTACGGCTCGCGATCTCGATTTGTGGCGCAATATGCGATGCATTCGGGTCAAAACCGCTTTGCAGGGAGTAGTAGCGGGATGCCGGGGGGGGTGCGCTGGCAAACGCAAGCATGGTAAGCAACATACCAAACAGCCAGAACGTACGTTTCATGAGTTCCTCCTCATCGTTAACCGTGCCGTTGAAACAAAACGTTCCACGACCGATTCATCTGTGGAATTGGTTGTGTTTTAAACAAAGACTTACACTCGAAGATAATACGCAATCACTCCAAAAGAAACACTCCGAACAGTGGAAAATAAGATTTACCAAGATAATCCAAAACCTGTCAGAAATGGGCAAAATGTATCAAATGGGCAATCAATTGCTTTCCGCCAAATCTTGGAGATAGGGTCGCATTTTCTTTAAAGAGTTTGTCAATGGCAAAAGCTACCTTGAAATATTGAAGAATCTATTCCATTCGTTATATTCTGGACATGACAACTGGTAACCGCAAACACAAGATCAAGATACTACTCTCCGGGGGAGGAACCGGGGGACATGTCCAACCAGCCTTGGCTATCGGTGAGGAAGTTAAACGGTTACAACCCGATGCCGATATTCGTTACACTGGTGCCGGTACTCCTGAATGCGACATCGTTTCGCAGATTTTTCCGTTTGTTGCGCTTTCAGCCGTCGGAATGCCTTCGATTCGATCGTTTGCCTTTCTCAAATTCGCATGGACTGTTCTGCTTGGTACACTCAAAGGGGTTTTGTTTGTTTTACGGTTTAAACCCCATGCACTGTTTGCCACCGGAGGGTTTGCCTCCGCTCCAGCTGTATTTGCAACAGTGATAGTGTCTCGCTTACATCTGCTCCTTCGAAAAATCCCGATTTATCTGTTTGAACCGAATGCCGAACCTGGACGAATGAACCAATTGGCGGCGCGTATGGCGGATCGCATCGCGGTAGTGACTGAATCCGCCCTCCGCACAATGCCGCAGCCAACCGTTGTCGTAGAAGGGTATCCCGTCCGTTGGGAGTTCCGGGCGGTTGATCGTACGTATGCTCTTACCAAATTGGGATTACCGGAAACTGCCAAAGTGGTTCTTGCTTTTGGTGGCAGTATGGGCGCGCGCACCTTAAACGAAGCCGTCGT
Encoded proteins:
- a CDS encoding queuosine precursor transporter is translated as MSQPIHQPTYRMLPAITGFFVAILLISNIASSKLVQLGYFTFDGGTILFPLSYIFGDILTEVYGFRIARRTIWIGLAAQLLAVVTFAFVGSLPYPSEWMAQSSYDSILTTTLRIVAASIIAYLFGSWANDALLSVMKRMSKGKRLWQRTIGSTIIGEGIDTTLFCVIAFAGSMSTGLLLTVILSNYIFKVAIEIFATPVTYFACAKLKKVEGVDVIDQHHDYSPFSWSVGTPSTSSAKI
- a CDS encoding C25 family cysteine peptidase; translation: MKRTFWLFGMLLTMLAFASAPPPASRYYSLQSGFDPNASHIAPQIEIASRSALEATFTIRIEGFTVSNRSNGVAIELGGASESQAPVGSPDITSLTVFLPFNSAVTASATASIVNARNIPVSTLGTSIARVVDPEFSVNATMSTQDQPQVVVGTPGVFRDFGVVPVTVYPVRQLADGSIEAVQELSIRVTANTIGEPLDKPILASWDNLYRTFFIGYDDFSIGRSRLWRPGTFLILRAANTNLDATFNAFANWKRLEGYNVIVRTVGTGTQWTTADQIKTVISSLYASEEIPLEYVLLQGDADRGSAQYQIPTYRFLATGSTDEYVCTDHTYVTLSGTDQWPEALIGRFSGSDIIQWTTYMRRTVLHQNDPHFRNHAADSVLCFAGNFSDAGAPPITPTMNSRWAADLLRSHGYYVEESYYPPTYPGDIPGLISQGKSYVFYRGWGDAGGPLYPRLRIGDISTVTGYFSAPFISIVCKTGAFGANAETVSGQCFGEAWCETGASPQATWRGGPGFFGASHLHTNTRYNNPMLGGFMQGWLEEGLDKFGLISLRSKLELYRSYPLEPDYTDAYFKYYNILGDPSLQFWVRHANDMTVQFPSTIDAGMSTVTVRALNALNSQPLSDRVVSVLVGNNLYQSVGTTNSSGYATLNMRANQGDSVKVSVRGGNYRPMTQHFICGAGAGAAFRVDSVRLSDGNNGRPEPGEEADLTVYIKNVSSASANSQATLASLAADRVVVVNNANAGATIAANGTGTLTFRIRVIATSNWNPFPMRLTFATGNRDFAMPTGFIFPIVESFSVLSGSLNPGQTATVRAVVKNEGSSAVPAGTINVSTFSNGLTITQQPAANGIIAPNAMANVDFQVRVSGTIIAGHVIPLRILFNNTNNQPYALAQFNLPCGTRAVRMPAGPDHYGYYAYEDIDTGYTARPTYQWTSIDPSEGGQGTLHWLDDDANFKLRLPFPVRFYGDIHADSITVCSNGWVSFENTWQIDFYNYPMPNAQGPSAMIAANWDDLKGIQTAGDPVTTDSVKVWHWFDNATGRLIFQWGRSFSRYGIEGENRVAQRFQVIIYRNQTGPNGDNDIDIMYQQASDVDVTNNYTTVGIMNWHHSDGLNVTYAKQPLPGCDTLRSNRAIRFTTRRPDSFLGANSPANELPKQIALSPAYPNPFNPITTAMLSLPSSQVVTAAVYDLTGREVARLYSGQLEAGNHELRWNAIGASSGVYFLRVQAGSYLQQQKLIYLR